The genomic interval TTTCTCTCATGTTAATCTGGTGGCGGATCTTTGCTATGATTCCATCCCTTGCCAACAATACCCCTTTAATCGAGGATAGGGCACCCTCTGCATTACGGAGTATTTTCAGTTCCTCTTTTGCGTCAAGTTTTGTCAGGGCCTTTTCTATGCCCTTTTGCACAGAATCTATCTTTTCATATATTTTTCTGATCTCGCTCTCTATACTGTCAACATCTTTCATAGTCATAATAGTAAAAAGTCTCGTTGATAAACCCTCTATGGATAGTCCAAGGGATACAAGTTCGGAATTAGCGGCCAAGACATTGATTGCTATATTAGACTGTGTGAAAACCTTGCCTTGTTTTTCTGTCTCTACTCCGTATCGCTCGCTTGCCGAGACTACCTCCTGCTCTATAGTTAATATTACAGATGAGAGTTTCTCTCCTATGTCTCTATTTATTGCTTCAAACCGTTTTTTCAGTTCGCCGTTTTCCTGACCAAGAAGGGATGTCTGGAGTCTTACAAGTTCTTCTGTTTTCTCTCCTATAGCCCTAACATCTGCCATAAGGTTCTTTGATTCCTTAAGATAGTCATTCTGGATTGCTTTGTTTATGGATGAGTTGATTTTGCCCTTTGCTATTATCAATGTCCTTTTATCCTGCGCCTTTTGTATCTCAAAGACAGCAAGTTGGAGGTCTTTAAGGGTTGCTTTCAGTAATTCTATATTTCTGAGTTTTAATGATATGCCTTTTGTGTCCTCAAGCGAGGTCACAAAGTTTGCAGAACGGTTGAGCTGGAGGGATCTTATCTTTTCATCAAGTTCTTTTAATCTATTTGAAGCATCTTTTAGTTTTTGCGTAATTGCTTTATTTGCAGTGCCAGCCTCTTCTTCTGCATGAAGCCTGCCCTCTGTAATTTCAAAGATCTCTTTTGCTATGTGGCTTAATTCATTGTAGGTCTCCATCTTCATCCCACCTGACAAAGACTCAAGCGCATCCTGTGTGCCTTTAACATCTGATAAGGACTTTTCTGCTTCAGCGCGATATGTCTTATATTCGTCTATACCCCTTGAGGCACTTACTTTTACAAGGTCAGCAGTAGCCCCCTGTATCGCTCTTTGAAATTCACCTGTTCTCATCTGAAATGGGGTGCTTCGCTCTGTAAGATAAAAAAGTTTGCTCTTCACAAACCCCATACCTATAATACTCGTGGCAGCAATAGCGCCAACTATAATAATCACGATGATAACATTCCATGTCAGTTTAGTCTTTATAGTCATAATATTTTCCCTCGTAAAATGTAGTTAAAGGTAAAGGCAAAGTCGCTTAAGCAGGATTAATTTTCCCCTCGCCTCTGCCTTTACCTTCTAACCTATTCAGTCGGATAGCCTCTCTTTTTTCCAATCAGGAAGTCCTTCCCTGTACCAGTGAACCTTAAACCCTAAAGAATGGAGCATTACAGCTACAGATGGTGATCGCCAGCACTTTATACCGTTACAATAAAGGACATATTCCTTATTCTTATCCAGTCTGTCAGCCATTGAAGGACCCTGTTTTATCAGGTCATCGCAAAAAAACCACTCAGCACCAGGAATCTTTTCTGTATCATACTGTGTCTTTATGCGGTTGTCTAAAAAGATGGCTTTTTTTGACTTCCACAATTCATATGCCTTATCGCCACTGATATTTGGTATTCCTTCCAGCGAAGGCGGCATCTCCTTCTTTGCCTTTTCAAGCTCATGGAATTCATTCACCTTATTCATCACTGTATCAGGCCATGATGCGGCAAAGGCAATGCCTACCAAAAACATTAATACTGACAAAAACATCCCCACAATCTTTGCTGATTTCATACATTCCCCCTCAATGTAGAAAAAATAGACCGCAAAATGCGGATTTGTCATTCTTTATGTCTTACCTTGCTTTACATAATATTACATTAAATCATGTTATTGCCTTATATACTTCTGTCCCTCTCCTTTTATGAAGTCTATTAATTTCTGCACATTGGCAGATGGCTTGCCTTTTGTAACAAGGATTATAGGTCTGGATACTCCAGGGGTTTCAGGAGACTTTACTGTTGCATTAACAACTGCTACAGGCCCAATTCCTATTGCCTCTGGATTAGAAGCAACATTTTGCCTTACATCTTCTGCTGTTGTTGCCTCAAGGACATCCTTTGTCTGTGATTCACCATCAAGTATATTCTTTACGAATAATTTGTTTGTTCCTGGAATAAGTTTACCCCATACGACTATTATTGGCATGTCTTTGCCCCCAACGTCTTTCCAGTTGGTTATCTTTCCGGTAAATATGCCCTTTAACTGTTCCTTTGAAAGCTTGGAGACAGGGTTATCTTTATGAATGAGGACAATAATCTTATCTTTACCTATGGTAAATTGCTGTAAAGATGCTGGGTCCTTAACCTCTGCACCTTCTTTTTTCATAAGATTCATCCAGTCATCAAAGGTAAGACCTGCTGCTGCTGCATCAACAGCACCTTTTTCAAGATCCTGCAAGGCAATCTTTGGTCCTGAGGCAATAATCTGAAGTTTTATTCCTGTTGTCTTTTCAAAATGTTCTTTTATAGGCTTTAGAACATTCTCTGTGGGCGCAGCACCTGCCCCAATTTTAATTTCCTCTGCAAAGGCACCTATACTTAATGACAAAAGAAAAACCACAACAGTTGCCAAAACTAATCCATACCTTTTCATATCTTCCTCCCAAAAATGAAATTATTCTGTCCATAAAATGGACTACTGCCTGCGTCTTTTCTTAACTTGCTGAACATGCACCTCTGTATTGTCTCTATGGGCAACAAGTTCAACATGAATCATATCTACCTTCTGCTCTAATCCATCCATCCTCTGCTCTAATCTATCCATCCTCTGCTCTAATCCATCCATCCTCTGCTCTAATCTATCTACATTGACTTTCAATCCCTCTACTTCACGTTTTATATCCATCTGGTTGTCAATTACAAAACCAAGCTTGTGCTGAAAGTCCTCAGCCAAAATTCCCAAATACCTCTTTATATCTTCCTTGAATTCCTCTGCATCTTTTTTAGTAAAATACTCACTCATAAATTCGCCCCCCTTTTTCAGAAACCAAATTCTTTCAAAAGGTCATCCACATCTTCCTGTGATACCTTTTCAGGCACAACAGTCTCTATCTTCTTACCTTCCTCTATCTTTACACCAAAGGTAGCTATCAGCTTAACAAGCTCCTCTTCGATGTCGCCCACAAGTTTGATCACCTTCTTTATTGTCTGGCCTGTAATATCCTGAAAAGACTGGGCAGTTAGTATCTCTGTAAGATCATCCTCGAGCTTATTTTTAAAATCCTTCAAATATGCGACTGATTCCTCTGGCTCTTTAAGATTTCTTATATGTGAGGCAAGGTCATCCATTGAAAGTATATATTTTTCGATTATGCCCATTGTCTTATTTGCAGCCTCTTCTGTCTTGTCTATAACAAACTGGAGCTTATCTATTGCGCTCGGCATTTCTGTTACTGCCATATCTTTAAGTCTTGGATCTATTGCCTCTTTAAAACTCCTTATAGAATCATGCAGCTTTCTTGTAACCTTTCCAACCTCCTTAAAAAGATCACCCTGTCCTTTTTTCATTATCTTCTGTATTGCCTCATCAGCCTTCTCATAATCCTGTGTTGCTATAGCATTCATAAAGCTGACCATGTCATCGAGGAGGGCATATCTTGGATCATTTGAATTTATTCCCCTTTTTTCTAAGAAGTCTTTTGCATCCATAACTTCTTTGACAACCATCTCTCCACCCATCCCCTCTATTTTTTTAATAACCTCGACCTTATCGCCTGCCTCTTTTACCTCAAACACCTCTTCTTCAAAGATAC from Dissulfurispira thermophila carries:
- a CDS encoding protein phosphatase CheZ codes for the protein MQYIGFIMNNNEYTIPILKVQEIINMPQLTKMPQAPYYIEGITNLRGRVIPVVNLKKLVGLNGSDSIGEKVIVVTSGRITFGVLVDGITGVVNIEESEIEPTENIMKSHIEQVSGVAKVDDRLITILDTKKLIPVEDMSIFEEEVFEVKEAGDKVEVIKKIEGMGGEMVVKEVMDAKDFLEKRGINSNDPRYALLDDMVSFMNAIATQDYEKADEAIQKIMKKGQGDLFKEVGKVTRKLHDSIRSFKEAIDPRLKDMAVTEMPSAIDKLQFVIDKTEEAANKTMGIIEKYILSMDDLASHIRNLKEPEESVAYLKDFKNKLEDDLTEILTAQSFQDITGQTIKKVIKLVGDIEEELVKLIATFGVKIEEGKKIETVVPEKVSQEDVDDLLKEFGF
- a CDS encoding rhodanese-like domain-containing protein; the protein is MKSAKIVGMFLSVLMFLVGIAFAASWPDTVMNKVNEFHELEKAKKEMPPSLEGIPNISGDKAYELWKSKKAIFLDNRIKTQYDTEKIPGAEWFFCDDLIKQGPSMADRLDKNKEYVLYCNGIKCWRSPSVAVMLHSLGFKVHWYREGLPDWKKERLSD
- a CDS encoding substrate-binding domain-containing protein; its protein translation is MKRYGLVLATVVVFLLSLSIGAFAEEIKIGAGAAPTENVLKPIKEHFEKTTGIKLQIIASGPKIALQDLEKGAVDAAAAGLTFDDWMNLMKKEGAEVKDPASLQQFTIGKDKIIVLIHKDNPVSKLSKEQLKGIFTGKITNWKDVGGKDMPIIVVWGKLIPGTNKLFVKNILDGESQTKDVLEATTAEDVRQNVASNPEAIGIGPVAVVNATVKSPETPGVSRPIILVTKGKPSANVQKLIDFIKGEGQKYIRQ
- a CDS encoding methyl-accepting chemotaxis protein, with amino-acid sequence MTIKTKLTWNVIIVIIIVGAIAATSIIGMGFVKSKLFYLTERSTPFQMRTGEFQRAIQGATADLVKVSASRGIDEYKTYRAEAEKSLSDVKGTQDALESLSGGMKMETYNELSHIAKEIFEITEGRLHAEEEAGTANKAITQKLKDASNRLKELDEKIRSLQLNRSANFVTSLEDTKGISLKLRNIELLKATLKDLQLAVFEIQKAQDKRTLIIAKGKINSSINKAIQNDYLKESKNLMADVRAIGEKTEELVRLQTSLLGQENGELKKRFEAINRDIGEKLSSVILTIEQEVVSASERYGVETEKQGKVFTQSNIAINVLAANSELVSLGLSIEGLSTRLFTIMTMKDVDSIESEIRKIYEKIDSVQKGIEKALTKLDAKEELKILRNAEGALSSIKGVLLARDGIIAKIRHQINMREKALQATEKLREIVLKQADKSKQTVTAAQGEQEKAIGTVNKMVRFTTILIAVISMGAVIFGIAFGTWIYRSVAKPLNELIWGADQIAQGNLACARTEYTKDEIGMVHKSMCKMIENLREIVGKMKTSTETLASSSEELSATAISLEKGSHEQNAQIEQSATAMTEMSQTTLDVAKNASHTAEAAQKMKGVALKGKDVMYVTSQELQKFADTVKESAEKVESLGQKSEEINKIITLIKEIADQTNLLALNAAIEAARAGEQGRGFAVVADNVRQLAERTSAATEDIANTVSAMQTEVTESVSFMKEERESIGKVLEHVNNTLKSMDEIVSYVEDVADMVQRIAVATEEQSSASEEVSHNMESIAAITRELNNSIVEIKRAAGDLSRLATELNSMAGWFKV